The following proteins are encoded in a genomic region of Neospora caninum Liverpool complete genome, chromosome XI:
- a CDS encoding putative leucine rich repeat protein gives MAAVDTLGGAGREAGGRAKGERARESGVSVSTTETMSTASPSYSSLSSASSHEASSSSDPSSPSTPSLQLAAPAAVSPPSPASARSRSGRAPHQTSAALCAEGVSFFALFLSPSFSATDLLCLLLRFLSLHDILDRLLPAARVFPLAVAFRAVHRRRPPERLRPVPVDWALPLREGDSHAPPPRLSAATPASPPDTPSVTFYTPPSSRRANLYRLTLTPQHLSLLHRPSLPLLLSRYGGLRQDARSAESPSLQEGATETETLGGGHLTPSICFAQPDAASAETPHTSAGLAAGLEARGWEIDLACFSLQHWKFLRAHAPQGVGASQPSPRVDELGKRRSEKEASRGASLLMTSRRNVSAEEAQEDPELKLRVCEAAAEGPVQTQRSRTAERQRPDAAAGRGRSHAGKKGEDIGRTSAPGLEGEGDSIPRGGEERRTEFLPLLAAAGELSALRISASEINLHAVKVVRDTVGLAVEALEQVGGRSPQSSQAEGTKETSLGDRCLSSSLTAAPASPPGTVQARASSSRAEEGERSRPVRAPLGPVSAAPSEVFAAFSLHLCGVSVSAFRSLCVSVLPLLGARLRRLSLTNCRLEALDMSSLSLALPLLPRLESLDLSDNLLRDAGAMQVLLSLIGAHRVFAFHATAVSRETPGRGTPAPPRDQQLADRRERHFQDEGQPEEDGDSPDDIRERPRPSFSRGRVLTRRPLVPPEGPGKRFEERSAARLVSLASPASSPHSASSRAVAGCPGGLLSLNLSGNDIEGVPLFRALLKSYVGRHAPNLEVLDLSNNKLDGETVILLRAAVARRKADAAYTRAWEPREDDAGLSVDFCEQGEGRGPRAAGEGEKGVHGLEPETGDREARSAGETTSLAASSGAFVREGSTCGRCDGSAESERRREAGRGEAGALSSSGSLSVLEREEDAGEETEQARKGGGENGGFLAARKDTHANKRRRSEEASREPISRKRRPGIEAECWQGLVVDLRENFCRCVNSSSGETLESHARRPVGCLGVIDNTLFARERRRRGRRRREANQGGETELRLTKAETKNSGWQCGFLLDICDCHLRERRQDERHDSPPAHAPRTLESYFSSWAQSEREQFLRLLGSDASFAADVFASGAVQGPEKAEEASDEGPDEVEARRPTAAGDEAEILPADGGHSGASACVPRARAPSPLRRAASPLPTDRGSPLFLSLSPMSPPDQESGEAAGFFSVERPGTARSAARGNEADAGVAAFASPSLRFFPRPARQRACEIDLPRSAAACGGPGQLSHSDEGTFTVFAPPESPEGLSGRVSPRRGPGRSPSSRCREAPNLFLSGRVGGDETTDSLDGDSETASHIPCLGREGVVSPAASYSVGNGDASPRAATSVSVSVPSSPVHSDLFSLPSSSSSALARPTLLLSTAPAPAGNWPESKAWCGENLVEGSSGRRDSLQTAEDRESWIGRCDASSYESSDESGCLRGCEEEDEEEEEDGDGRCFLFRGRACGPPVSVLLRKRLKHCQKRVSDSRREPSLSPRTRLRARLLRRLVSADGENAERQRSASGRKRKNEEGTTSPKRYRGDGGGSEDEENPEHAGEASEESGESERGEKEGTQPRRKELDPQREARHRQMHADPTQWGEEGAREAVERPKNETRSESREASGALQSPAGKEDEDESYDEDESEEDESEEDGSEEDGSEEDESEGTDTEEDVDEDEVTDLLMDAAEEVEECFSSGRRRSGYGSSGRN, from the exons ATGGCAGCCGTAGACACCCTCGGCGGAGCCGGCCGAGAAGCGGGCGGGCGGGCCAAAggggagcgcgcgagagagagcggagtgTCTGTTTCTACGACGGAGACAATGTCgacggcctcgccgtcgtactcttccctctcgtcggcttcgtctcacgaggcgtcttcttcctccgatccgtcgtctccttccacaCCTTCTCTGCAACtggcggcgcctgccgcggtgtctccgccttctccggcgTCAGCAAGGAGTCGTAGTGGCCGAGCGCCTCACCAAACATCCGCTGCTCTCTGCGCGGAAGgcgtctcgttcttcgcgctctttctttcgccaTCCTTTTCCGCCACAGATCTGCTGTGCCTGCttctccggtttctctctctccacgacATCCTCGACCGTCTCCTGCCTGCGGCACGAGTCTTCCCTCTGGCCGTGGCCTTTCGGGCGGTTCACCGCCGCAGGCCTCCggagcgccttcgccctgtCCCTGTGGACTGGGCATTGCCACTCCGTGAAGGGGACTCGcacgcgcctccgcctcggctgtctgccgcgacgcctgcgtctcccccgGACACTCCAAGTGTAACCTTCTACACCCCACCTAGCAGCCGACGCGCAAATCTCTACCGCCTGACGCTGACTCCTCAGcacctctcgctcctccaccggccgtctcttccgctgcttctctctcgctacGGCGGACTGAGGCAAGACGCGCGCTCGGCCGAGAGCCCAAGCCTTCAGGAAGGggcgacagaaacggagacacttgGAGGCGGACATTTGACGCCCTCCATCTGCTTCGCTCAGCCCGATGCGGCCTCTGCAGAAACCCCACACACCTCCGCCGGTTTGGCTGCGGGTCTCGAGGCGCGGGGATGGGAGATTGACTTGgcgtgcttctctctccagcactGGAAATTTCTTcgggcgcatgcgccgcaggGTGTAGGCGCGTCTCAGCCTTCGCCCCGTGTCGACGAACTCGGCAAACgccgaagcgagaaagaagcctcGCGAGGAGCCTCTCTTCTCATGACTTCGCGCAGAAACGTATCCGCGGAAGAGGCTCAAGAAGACCCAGAGCTAAAACTGCGCGTGTGCGAGGCAGCGGCCGAGGGACCAGTGCAAACGCAACGGTCGAgaacggcggagagacaaaggccGGATGCCGCGGCGGGGCGGGGACGTTCGCATGCTGGAAAAAAGGGTGAAGACATAGGCCGAACGTCTGCTCCTGGcctcgagggcgaaggcgacagcaTCCCccgagggggagaggaaaggcgcacggagtttcttcctctccttgcgGCCGCGGGTGAGCTCTCGGCACTCCGCATTTCCGCGTCAGAAATcaatctgcatgcagtgaaaGTCGTGCGAGACACAGTTGGACTCGCTGTGGAAGCCCTCGAGCAAGTCGGCGGGCGCAGCCCACAGAGCAGTCAGGCGGAAGGCACGAAAGAGACATCCCTCGGAGacaggtgtctctcttcgtctctcacCGCGGCGCCGGCCTCTCCCCCCGGCACGGTGCAGGCTCGAGCTTCCTCGTCCcgagcagaggaaggcgagcgtaGTCGGCCAGTCCGCGCGCCTCTTgggcctgtctctgctgcgccgtCCGAAGTCTTTGCGGCGTTTTCGCTCCACCTCTGTGGAGTAAGTGTTTCGGCTTTCCGTTCCCTCTGCGtgtccgttcttcctctcctcggtgCCCGCCTTCGGCGGCTCTCCTTGACAAACTGTCGCCTGGAGGCCCTCGACATGTCTTCGCTGTCCCTGGCGCTTCCGCTGCTGCCGCGCCTCGAGTCTCTCGACCTCTCCGACAACCTCCTGCGGGACGCTGGAGCCATGCaagtccttctctctctgatcGGCGCCCATCGTGTGTTCGCCTTCCACGCCACAGCGGtctcgcgagagacgcccggACGAGGCACGCCGGCACCCCCGCGCGACCAGCAACTCGCtgacagacgagagagacacttccAGGACGAGGGACAgcccgaggaagacggagacagtccAGACGACATCCGGGAGCGACCGCggccttcgttctctcggGGGCGAGTCTTGACAAGAAGACCCCTGGTGCCGCCCGAAGGTCCAGGAAAGCGATTCGAAGAGAGATCTGCTGCGCGTCTCGTGTCGCttgcgtctcccgcgtcgtctcctcACTCTGCGAGTTCGCGGGCAGTGGCGGGCTGTCCAGGGGGACTCTTGTCTCTGAATTTGAGCGGGAACGACATCGAAGGCGTGCCGCTCTTTCGCGCGCTGCTCAAGTCATATGTGGGGCGACATGCGCCGAACCTGGAAGTCCTCGACCTCTCCAACAACAAGCTCGATGGCGAGACGGTGATTCTGCTGCGGGCTGCagtcgcgagaagaaaggcagacgcAGCCTACACGCGGGCGTGGGAGCCGAGGGAGGACGACGCGGGGCTGTCTGTGGACTTTTGCGAACAgggggaaggcagaggaccgcgcgccgctggcgaaggcgagaaaggggtGCACGGATTGGAGcccgagacaggagacagagaagccagaagcgcgggagagacgacgtCGCTCGCTGCCTCGTCTGGTGCGTTTGTCCGAGAGGGAAGCACTTGCGGGAGGTGCGACGGGAGCGCCGAGTCGGAGCGccgaagagaggcaggcagggGGGAGGCAGGTGCGTTGTCTTCGTCTGGGTCGCTCTCCGTGTtagaaagagaggaggacgcaggggaagaaacggagcagGCTCggaagggggggggagagaacggcgggTTCTTGGCCGCGAGGAAGGACACGCATGCCAACAAACGCCGCAGAAGTGAAGAAGCGAGCCGAGAGCCGATCTCTCGGAAGCGAAGACCCGGAATCGAAGCGGAATGCTGGCAAGGTTTGGTGGTGGATCTGCGAGAGAATTTCTGCAGGTGCGTTAACAGCAGCAGTGGCGAAACTCTGGAATCTCACGCGCGACGCCCTGTCGGCTGTTTAGGCGTGATCGACAACACCCTTTtcgcgcgggagaggaggcggcggggacgcagacgaagggaagcaaatcaaggtggagagacagagctaAGGCtgacgaaggcggagacgaagaactcAGGCTGGCAGTGTGGGTTTCTCCTCGACATCTGCGATTGCCActtgagagagaggaggcaggacGAGAGGCACGACTCGCcgccggcgcatgcgccgagaACCCTCGAGAGTTACTTCTCGTCTTGGGCTCAGAGCGAGCGCGAACagttcctccgtctcctcggctCCGACGCCAGCTTTGCCGCCGACGTCTTCGCATCTGGTGCCGTGCAGGGCCCTgaaaaagcggaggaagcTTCGGACGAAGGCCCAGACGAggtcgaggcgagaaggcccacagccgctggagacgaagcggagaTCCTTCCCGCCGACGGCGGGCACTCAG GCGCGTCGGCCTGCGTCCCGCGGGCTCGAGCTCCGTCGCCCCTCAGGCGCGCCGCCAGCCCCCTCCCCACAGACCGCGGCTCGccgctctttctgtctctgtcgccgaTGAGTCCGCCGGATCaggagagcggagaggccgccgggtttttctctgtggaaCGCCCAGGGACGGCGCGTTCGGcggcgcgaggaaacgaggccGACGCCGGCGTGGCtgctttcgcgtctccttctttgcGCTTTTTCCCTCGACCCGCACGCCAGCGTGCATGCGAAATAGACTTGCCTCGcagcgccgctgcatgcggcggtCCAGGTCAGCTTTCGCATAGTGACGAGGGGACGTTTACAGTCTTCGCGCCCCCAGAGAGCCCGGAGGGCCTTTCTgggcgggtgtctcctcgtcgaggGCCCGggcgctcgccgtcgtcgcggTGTCGCGAGGCGCCCAATCTTTTTTTGTCCGGGCGTgtgggaggagacgagacgacAGATTCCCTCGACGGCGACTCAGAGACGGCCTCGCACATTCCGTGTTTGGGACGAGAAGGCGTAGTGTCTCCTGCTGCGTCGTATTCTGttggaaacggagacgcatCGCCCCGCGCTGCCACGTcagtctccgtctccgtgccttcgtcgcctgtcCACTCCGacctgttctctctcccttcgtcttcctcgtcagcGCTGGCGCGCCCCACCCTGCTTCTAAGCACCGCTCCAGCGCCTGCGGGGAACTGGCCAGAGTCGAAAGCCTGGTGCGGAGAGAACCTCGTGGAGGGCTCCTCTGGGCGTAGGGACTCCCTTCAGACGGCGGAAGATCGAGAAAGCTGGATAGGAAGATGCGACGCCAGCAGCTACGAGAGCAGCGACGAGAGCGGTTGTCTGCGAGGGtgtgaggaagaggacgaagaggaagaagaagatggagacggtcgctgctttctcttccgtggACGCGCTTGCGGCCCCCCCGTGAGTGTTTTGCTCCGCAAAAGGTTGAAGCACTGTCAAAAACGCGTTTCAGATTCGCGGCGCGaaccgtcgctctcgcctcgaaCTCGCCTGCGCgcacgccttcttcggcggcTTGTCAGcgcagacggagaaaacgcggagagacagcgaagcgcgtcaggacgaaaaaggaagaacgaggaaggaaccACGTCGCCAAAGCGATACCGAGGCGAtggaggaggcagcgaagacgaggagaatcCAGAGCACGCAGGGGAAGCAAGCGAGGAATCGGGAGAAAgtgagcgaggagagaaagaaggaacacAACCGCGCAGAAAGGAACTGGATCCTCAGCGGGAAGCTCGTCATcgacagatgcatgcagacccGACACAgtggggagaagagggagcacgcgaggcagtcgagaggccgaaaaacgaaacgcgaagcgagtcgagagaagcgagcggcgcgtTGCAGAGCCCGGCAGGAAAGGAGGACGAAGATGAATCGtacgacgaggacgaaagcgaagaggacgaaagcgaagaggacggaagtgaagaggacggaagtgaagaggacgaaagtGAAGGAACTGATACTGAAGAAGAcgtggacgaagacgaagtgACAGATTTGCTCATGGACGCGGcagaagaagtggaagaatGTTTTTCCAgtggaagacggagaagcgggtACGGGTCATCGGGGCGAAACTGA